In Buchnera aphidicola (Eriosoma grossulariae), a genomic segment contains:
- a CDS encoding uroporphyrinogen-III synthase, whose translation MKVLITRPISESIELKTILRSVGIRAWSFPILEFFPSLGLKALSKKIKIINKNDFIVITSKKAIEYSSNYLKNNYIEWPSHAEYYTIGKGSADFFKKNSGYIAKYPTKNENSETLLKIINLNQIKNKNIIILKGNRGRKLLEKTFKKNGANVILIECYQRKIKNINYKIEILKWKKNNINTLVITNNEVLQELYKIFYFLKTEKWFLKCTLLVISERLKYLAKKLGYKNIHIAKNANNQTLLKKLIEIKQQKKK comes from the coding sequence ATGAAAGTATTAATTACTAGACCTATTAGCGAATCAATCGAATTAAAAACAATTTTAAGATCAGTCGGTATCCGAGCTTGGTCTTTTCCTATTCTTGAATTTTTTCCTAGTTTAGGACTAAAAGCATTATCAAAAAAAATAAAAATAATCAATAAAAATGATTTTATTGTTATCACTTCTAAAAAAGCTATAGAATACTCATCAAATTATTTGAAAAATAATTATATTGAATGGCCATCCCATGCTGAATATTATACTATTGGAAAAGGATCTGCAGATTTTTTTAAAAAAAATAGTGGTTATATTGCAAAATATCCTACTAAAAATGAAAATAGTGAAACATTATTAAAAATAATTAATTTAAATCAAATTAAGAATAAAAATATTATTATATTAAAAGGAAATCGAGGAAGAAAATTGTTAGAAAAAACTTTTAAAAAAAATGGCGCTAATGTTATATTAATTGAATGTTATCAAAGAAAAATTAAAAATATTAATTATAAAATAGAAATTTTAAAATGGAAAAAAAATAATATCAATACACTAGTTATTACTAATAATGAAGTTTTACAAGAACTATATAAAATTTTTTATTTTTTAAAAACTGAAAAATGGTTTTTAAAATGTACACTTTTAGTTATTAGTGAGAGATTAAAATATCTAGCTAAAAAATTAGGATATAAAAATATTCATATTGCAAAAAATGCAAACAATCAAACATTGCTAAAAAAATTAATTGAAATAAAACAACAAAAAAAAAAATAA